A segment of the Terribacillus aidingensis genome:
TCACATCTGTTATGCTTCCTATTTTCTTAGAACTTGTCTCAAGCTCCTGCATTCTAATATTTGATTCATTCACAGACGCATAGATATGTTTCATCTGTTCGACTGTCTGATTGACGGAATACTCTCCGTCCGCTGCTAAGCTAGCTGCCTGTTTCGTCGAATCCGACACCGTAGACAAACTGTTCGCTACACGGTCCATGCCGATTGCAATCTCACCAATCGCCTGCGCATTCTGTTCGACATGTATCCGCTGCGAGTCTGATCCTTCTGCTACCTCCTGCAATGTTGTCGTCACATGCTCGGTTGCAGAGGTTGTCTGCTCTGAGCTTGCAAGCAACTCCTCTGATGATGCTGCCAGCTGACCAGAATCAGTATCAATCTGCTTAATCAAACTGCTTAGGTTATCTGTCATTGTGTTGAATGCCTTTCCAACCTCAGCTAGTTCATCCTTAGAATGAATCTCTATCCGTTCACGCAAATCGCCCCCGCTCACTTGTACCGCAGTCTGCTTCAGCTTGTTCAATGGTTTAATGATAGAACGAACAACACCGAAGACCAGGAACCCTCCAGCAATTAGTGCTGCAGATAATACGATTAGCGTCGTGTATAGAATTGGTGCTGCTGCCTCATCTATCTCAGAAGCAGACATTACACCTGCAACCTTCCAGCCTGTTAATTTATTCGTCGTATAGACAAGCTCCTGTGTATCAGCACCCTGTTCGAATCGATATTTTCCATTTTCTTTCTCAAATTGCCGGATAAGATAATCGGCAGTAGCTTCAGATCCTTTTTCCTCTGTCGGATGGACGATAATATGCTTCGTCTGATCAAGAATAGAAGTATATCCTTCTTTGCCAATGTGTATCTTCTTAGATGTCTCTTCCAAATTACCTAATGTAATATCCATGCCAATGACACCACTGTTATCTTCGGTTGTCCGTGCAATTGTCACTACTAAGGTATTAGTGGATGCAGATACATATGGTTCTGTTATGACCACTTCGCCCGCTTTCTCTTTCGCCTGCTGGTACCAAGGCCGCTCCCGAGGATCATAATCGTCTGCAAGCTCCAAATCAGGGGACTGTATCATCAATCCTTCTTCGGTTCCGACATATGCCAGTTCAAGTTCCGGATGCAAGTCTGTGTATTGCTCTAGTTTCCGCCTTATCTCCGGGCTTTCCATGCCGTCATATAGATCAGAACCGATTTGACTGGCAAAGAAATCGATATCATGTATCTTTGGCTTGATTGTATCGTCTATCATACTGTTCAGTACATCCACGTTACTTGATGCACTTCCGATCAATTGAGCTGATAGCTCCTTCTTTGCACTCTGATACGCCAAGAAACCAATCAGAATGCTAGGTATAAGTAGAATGATGATAAAGGAAAGGATAAGCTTATTCCTGATAGTAAGCCCAACTCTGCCCTTCTCTAAGATGCGTTTCATAGTATTCCCCCTAATGTACTAAGCTGCTAACAACTTGTTACTTTCTTTATCGGCTAATGGAGGGGGAAGTTAGATAGCAATAAATAATTCTTTAGAAACAATATTTACCATCCATTCATTCTCATCTTCTCAAAAGAGAGGTCCAACTGACAAAACCACAACATCTATTAGCTATGCAAAATACTTAAACCAGATTAATGTCACATAAATTTAACCATTTCTTCTAATAGCG
Coding sequences within it:
- a CDS encoding methyl-accepting chemotaxis protein; the encoded protein is MKRILEKGRVGLTIRNKLILSFIIILLIPSILIGFLAYQSAKKELSAQLIGSASSNVDVLNSMIDDTIKPKIHDIDFFASQIGSDLYDGMESPEIRRKLEQYTDLHPELELAYVGTEEGLMIQSPDLELADDYDPRERPWYQQAKEKAGEVVITEPYVSASTNTLVVTIARTTEDNSGVIGMDITLGNLEETSKKIHIGKEGYTSILDQTKHIIVHPTEEKGSEATADYLIRQFEKENGKYRFEQGADTQELVYTTNKLTGWKVAGVMSASEIDEAAAPILYTTLIVLSAALIAGGFLVFGVVRSIIKPLNKLKQTAVQVSGGDLRERIEIHSKDELAEVGKAFNTMTDNLSSLIKQIDTDSGQLAASSEELLASSEQTTSATEHVTTTLQEVAEGSDSQRIHVEQNAQAIGEIAIGMDRVANSLSTVSDSTKQAASLAADGEYSVNQTVEQMKHIYASVNESNIRMQELETSSKKIGSITDVIVGIADQTNLLALNAAIEAARAGEQGKGFAVVADEVRKLAEESQRSAMQITELIQHIQSDTVQSVKVMAQTARYVETGLQATDETTTKFSQIKDSIFTISPQIEDISSITEQIAASVQEMTASAEELAAIAKENAAASETMASTTEEQLASMEEITASANALSNLAEELQELLTKFKL